The Altererythrobacter sp. ZODW24 genome window below encodes:
- a CDS encoding undecaprenyl-diphosphate phosphatase gives MNQTLTAILLGIVEGLTEFVPVSSTGHLILATELFGYDAAQWAMFNVVIQLGAILAVVYQYWGTFWKAGMGILRLEKEGLNFLRNILAAFTPSVILGLAFKDQIDIMLGSPMLVAWALVIGGIAILAIEKVAKPGNYVEVGQMSLKTAIIIGMAQCLAMVPGVSRSGATIMGALAMGVNRKTAAEFSFFLAVPTMIGASTLELATKGDQLMAGTTSVGWYEIAIGFAVSFVVALVVIRAFVAYVSRATFAPFAWYRIVIGIAAIAWLALR, from the coding sequence ATGAATCAGACACTCACTGCGATCCTGCTCGGCATTGTCGAGGGCCTCACCGAATTTGTGCCTGTCTCTTCGACCGGCCATCTGATCCTCGCCACCGAATTGTTCGGCTATGACGCAGCGCAATGGGCGATGTTCAACGTCGTCATCCAATTGGGTGCGATCCTGGCGGTGGTGTATCAATATTGGGGCACGTTCTGGAAAGCCGGAATGGGTATCCTGCGACTGGAAAAGGAGGGGCTCAATTTTCTCCGCAACATCCTCGCCGCATTTACGCCCTCAGTAATTTTAGGCCTCGCTTTCAAAGACCAGATCGACATTATGTTGGGCAGTCCGATGCTGGTGGCATGGGCGCTTGTAATCGGCGGTATCGCGATCCTCGCGATCGAAAAAGTCGCCAAGCCCGGCAATTATGTCGAAGTCGGTCAGATGTCGCTTAAGACCGCGATCATCATCGGTATGGCCCAGTGCCTCGCGATGGTTCCCGGCGTCAGCCGTTCCGGTGCGACGATCATGGGCGCATTGGCGATGGGCGTGAACCGCAAGACGGCGGCAGAGTTTTCCTTCTTCCTCGCAGTGCCGACCATGATCGGTGCATCGACGTTGGAATTAGCGACCAAGGGCGACCAGCTAATGGCCGGCACGACCTCTGTTGGTTGGTACGAGATCGCGATTGGCTTTGCGGTCAGCTTCGTCGTCGCGCTGGTCGTGATCCGCGCCTTTGTTGCCTATGTCAGCCGCGCCACTTTCGCGCCGTTCGCATGGTACCGCATTGTCATCGGCATCGCTGCCATCGCATGGCTGGCCCTGCGATAA
- a CDS encoding GlsB/YeaQ/YmgE family stress response membrane protein translates to MGLLILIVAGGVLGWLAAILAQIEDDQRILQNIVAGIAGSLLAGLLANSESLIGAVSADSLLWSVLGALGATALVHQLRNRLAR, encoded by the coding sequence ATGGGTTTATTAATTCTGATTGTTGCCGGCGGTGTCTTGGGGTGGCTTGCTGCTATTCTGGCGCAGATCGAGGATGATCAGCGCATTCTTCAGAACATTGTTGCAGGAATTGCTGGTTCCCTGTTGGCCGGATTGCTTGCCAACAGCGAATCGCTGATTGGTGCAGTTAGCGCCGACAGTTTGCTTTGGTCGGTATTGGGCGCTTTGGGCGCAACCGCGCTGGTTCATCAGCTCAGGAACCGGCTCGCCCGCTGA
- the phhA gene encoding phenylalanine 4-monooxygenase, producing the protein MATLVEPQSDFATLPELPDDVFTAPLKRPEHLGEDWLEPEQNQYSSEDDAIWDDLFNRQVSILPGRAATSFLHGLEKLDLGKGGVPSFGRLTEELTTLTGWSVVPVPMLIPDHVFFWHLANRRFPAGNFIRTRETFDYIQEPDVFHDVFGHVPMLTDPVYADYMQEYGKAGWKAMRYNRLKALGALYWYTVEFGLIEESEGIRAYGAGILSGPMEAQFAVEAQSPNRIMLNVDRVMRTDYVISDLQPTYFVIESFEDLYRQTVERDFDRLYRTISPAFTYANSAVIDVDNVVHRGTQEYLLRGGRGSGAKAV; encoded by the coding sequence ATGGCCACATTAGTTGAACCGCAAAGCGACTTCGCGACACTTCCCGAATTACCGGATGATGTATTTACTGCGCCCTTGAAACGGCCAGAGCATCTAGGTGAGGATTGGCTGGAGCCGGAGCAGAACCAGTATTCTTCCGAAGATGATGCGATCTGGGACGATCTCTTCAACCGCCAAGTCAGTATTCTTCCCGGGCGTGCTGCGACCAGCTTCCTTCACGGACTGGAGAAACTTGATCTGGGCAAAGGCGGCGTTCCGTCCTTCGGGCGCCTGACCGAGGAACTGACCACGTTAACCGGTTGGAGCGTGGTGCCTGTGCCCATGCTGATTCCCGATCACGTGTTTTTCTGGCATCTCGCCAACCGCCGTTTCCCGGCAGGGAATTTTATCCGCACGCGCGAGACTTTCGATTATATTCAAGAACCCGACGTGTTCCACGATGTGTTCGGCCACGTCCCGATGCTGACCGACCCGGTCTATGCCGATTATATGCAGGAATACGGCAAAGCCGGGTGGAAGGCGATGCGCTACAACCGGCTCAAAGCGCTCGGCGCGCTTTACTGGTACACGGTCGAATTCGGCCTGATCGAGGAATCGGAGGGCATTCGCGCTTATGGCGCAGGCATTCTGTCTGGCCCGATGGAAGCGCAATTTGCGGTCGAGGCACAGTCACCGAACCGGATCATGCTGAATGTCGACCGGGTGATGCGGACGGATTACGTGATCAGCGATTTGCAGCCGACGTATTTCGTGATCGAGAGCTTTGAGGATCTTTACCGCCAAACCGTGGAGCGTGATTTCGATCGGCTGTACCGTACTATTTCCCCCGCCTTTACCTACGCCAATTCTGCCGTGATCGACGTCGACAATGTCGTCCACCGGGGGACACAGGAATATCTGTTGCGCGGCGGCAGAGGCAGCGGCGCGAAGGCAGTTTAG
- the ppk2 gene encoding polyphosphate kinase 2, translated as MKRKDYEEVLEPLEEELVAMARWARVTGARIVVVFEGRDTAGKGGAIKAVRERINPRQCHTVALSKPSEEESTQWYFQRYVKHLPSAGQIVLLDRSWYNRAGVESVMGFASDEQVTQFLKQTPAFEKMLTDDGILLFKYWLTTDQEQQEERLAERLDDPLKRWKLSPIDLAAREQYEAYTKARARMLEATHTDHAPWTLVDFNDQKQGRLTLIRDLLDRLPDTHCAPPELEFPALGHEPIAEDYRVLKPIPDYRP; from the coding sequence ATGAAGCGCAAAGATTACGAAGAAGTGCTGGAGCCACTCGAGGAAGAGCTCGTGGCGATGGCGCGTTGGGCCCGGGTCACCGGCGCGCGGATTGTGGTAGTCTTCGAAGGACGAGACACAGCCGGCAAGGGCGGCGCGATCAAGGCGGTGCGCGAACGGATCAATCCGCGGCAGTGTCATACCGTCGCCCTGTCCAAGCCGAGCGAGGAGGAAAGCACCCAGTGGTATTTCCAGCGCTATGTGAAACACCTCCCCTCTGCCGGGCAGATCGTGCTGCTAGACCGCAGCTGGTATAACCGCGCGGGCGTCGAAAGCGTGATGGGTTTTGCCAGTGATGAGCAGGTCACACAGTTCCTCAAACAAACGCCGGCCTTCGAGAAGATGCTAACAGATGACGGGATACTGCTGTTCAAATATTGGCTGACGACCGATCAGGAACAGCAGGAGGAACGGCTCGCAGAACGGCTGGACGATCCGCTCAAGCGCTGGAAGTTATCGCCCATCGATCTCGCTGCGCGCGAGCAATATGAAGCCTATACCAAGGCCCGAGCGCGGATGCTGGAGGCGACGCACACAGACCACGCGCCATGGACGCTGGTGGATTTCAATGACCAGAAGCAGGGGCGGCTCACGTTGATCCGCGATCTGCTGGACCGTCTGCCCGACACGCATTGTGCGCCGCCGGAGTTGGAGTTCCCGGCGCTAGGGCATGAGCCGATCGCGGAAGACTACCGGGTGCTCAAGCCCATACCGGACTATCGGCCCTGA
- a CDS encoding MaoC family dehydratase N-terminal domain-containing protein, which translates to MSAQTYEFEDWIGRTERTSDRLSAARSRRWLATFDRQSPDDGAMPQGIHWCLCTPEAPTIGLGEDGHPQRGNSPDSFLPPIPLPRRMWAASDVTFHAPLVPGSNVERVTRIDSIAEKEGASGRLVFVTLGHETSAGGRVAVSEKQTLVYRDAAAANAALVPPQVGEGGFDASNWQATRAVLPGEPLLFRYSALTFNSHRIHYDAPYASDVERYRGLVVHGPLTATLLLEHAAQQLGDNALANFKFRGTSPAIVGEELILGMRGTGNNIELGAVAADGRQVMTAEATVRA; encoded by the coding sequence ATGAGTGCACAGACATACGAATTTGAAGACTGGATCGGGCGGACTGAACGGACAAGCGACCGCCTGAGTGCTGCCCGCTCGCGCCGCTGGCTGGCGACATTTGACCGGCAATCGCCTGATGACGGCGCCATGCCGCAGGGCATCCACTGGTGCCTGTGCACACCCGAAGCGCCAACGATTGGCTTGGGTGAAGACGGCCATCCTCAGCGTGGCAACTCACCCGACAGCTTCCTGCCGCCCATCCCGTTGCCGCGCCGTATGTGGGCTGCCAGCGACGTTACTTTTCATGCTCCTCTGGTGCCGGGATCGAATGTCGAGCGTGTGACGCGGATCGACAGTATTGCCGAAAAAGAGGGAGCGAGCGGCCGCCTTGTTTTCGTGACATTGGGTCATGAGACATCGGCTGGCGGAAGAGTGGCGGTTAGCGAGAAGCAGACCTTGGTTTACCGCGATGCAGCAGCGGCGAATGCGGCCCTGGTGCCGCCGCAGGTTGGCGAAGGCGGATTTGATGCTTCGAACTGGCAGGCAACTCGCGCGGTTCTGCCCGGCGAGCCGCTGCTGTTTCGCTATTCCGCCCTAACCTTTAACAGCCATCGCATTCATTATGACGCGCCCTATGCCAGCGATGTCGAGCGTTACCGGGGCCTAGTCGTCCACGGACCGCTTACTGCGACGCTGTTGCTCGAACACGCAGCACAGCAGCTCGGCGACAATGCCCTCGCCAATTTTAAGTTTCGCGGGACGAGCCCGGCGATTGTTGGCGAGGAGCTCATCCTCGGTATGCGCGGCACAGGCAACAATATCGAACTAGGAGCCGTCGCCGCCGACGGCCGCCAGGTGATGACGGCAGAGGCCACCGTCCGGGCCTGA
- a CDS encoding acetyl-CoA C-acetyltransferase — translation MELRRAAIVSPLRTPVGKFLGSLAPIEAGQLGAVILKALIERSGVDPERVDDVIFSQGYGSAEAPAIGRWSWLAAGLPISVPGYQVDRRCGSGLQSVVNAAMMIQTGAADVVVAGGVESMSNVEHYTTDIRQGMRFGDLTMHDRLTRGRLMSQPIERFGVISGMIETAENLAADYDISREASDEFAVRSHQRAAAAWDEGKFDAQLVPVDVPQRRGDPVTFSKDEGFRADASMESLGALRAIEGKTNADAVVTAGNASQQNDAAAACLVVAEDKLEELGLEPMLWLNGWAAAGCDPSRMGIGPVPAVERLFARSGMGWGDIGLVELNEAFAPQVLAVLKGWGWSEDDSRRDMLNVNGSGISLGHPIGATGGRILADMAHEMHREGIKYGLETMCIGGGQGMAAIFERA, via the coding sequence ATGGAACTTAGACGCGCCGCAATCGTCAGCCCGCTCCGCACGCCGGTCGGTAAGTTCCTTGGCTCACTTGCGCCGATAGAGGCCGGCCAATTGGGCGCTGTGATCCTGAAGGCTTTGATCGAGCGCAGCGGTGTCGATCCAGAGCGCGTTGATGATGTCATTTTCAGCCAAGGTTATGGCAGCGCGGAGGCTCCGGCCATCGGGCGATGGAGTTGGCTTGCGGCAGGCCTGCCAATTTCGGTGCCCGGCTATCAGGTGGATCGGCGCTGCGGATCAGGCCTGCAGTCGGTCGTCAATGCGGCCATGATGATCCAGACGGGCGCTGCCGATGTAGTGGTAGCAGGCGGCGTCGAAAGCATGTCCAACGTCGAGCACTACACAACCGACATCCGCCAAGGCATGCGGTTCGGCGATCTCACCATGCATGACCGGCTGACGCGTGGACGATTGATGTCCCAGCCGATCGAACGCTTCGGCGTTATCAGCGGGATGATCGAGACTGCCGAAAACCTCGCCGCCGATTATGACATCAGTCGCGAGGCTTCGGATGAATTCGCAGTGCGCAGCCATCAGCGCGCAGCGGCGGCTTGGGATGAAGGCAAATTCGACGCGCAGCTTGTGCCAGTTGATGTCCCCCAGCGGCGCGGCGATCCCGTCACCTTTTCGAAGGATGAAGGCTTCCGCGCCGATGCCAGCATGGAAAGCCTCGGCGCTTTGCGCGCCATCGAGGGCAAGACCAACGCGGATGCTGTCGTGACCGCAGGCAATGCCAGCCAGCAAAATGATGCGGCGGCGGCATGCTTGGTCGTCGCGGAGGATAAGCTCGAAGAACTCGGCCTTGAACCCATGCTCTGGCTGAACGGCTGGGCGGCGGCGGGTTGCGATCCCTCGCGCATGGGCATCGGCCCAGTGCCTGCGGTCGAGCGCCTGTTCGCCCGCAGCGGCATGGGTTGGGGCGATATCGGCCTGGTCGAACTCAACGAAGCCTTCGCACCGCAAGTGCTCGCCGTGCTCAAGGGCTGGGGCTGGAGCGAAGACGATTCGCGCCGCGATATGCTCAACGTGAACGGCTCCGGCATATCGCTGGGCCACCCGATTGGCGCGACCGGTGGGCGCATTTTGGCCGATATGGCGCATGAAATGCACCGCGAAGGCATCAAATATGGCCTCGAGACCATGTGTATCGGTGGCGGACAGGGCATGGCTGCTATATTCGAGCGGGCATGA
- a CDS encoding CoA transferase, giving the protein MYDLLKGLSIVEVSSFVASPTAGLYCAQMGAEVIRVDQIGGGLDYDRYQLTEDGRSLSWENLNRAKKSVALDMRSAEGRELAVELARATGQLITNVPEKSFLSHERVSEGRPDMITVRIMGWHDGRQAMDFTVNAASGYPMMSGPVELGAGDPDGAPPVNQLLPAWDFITGAYTAFTLMAALRNRDQTGKGGELRIPLGDVAIGTVANSGAMAEMLYRGSDRQRLGNAIWGAFGRDFTTADGKRMMLAALTNKQWAALVEAMGLAEKIATIEAKHGLSFARSDHHRFTHREELFALFQQVIGTLDWDTLAKRLGDAGATFERYRTMHEAASDPDLVTNNPLFGPSPDNPSGFEYPAAGPFANLPAEERGKPHPAPFLGQHSEEVLAERLGLASGAIGKLIDNGVVAGSDAPESRK; this is encoded by the coding sequence ATGTATGATTTGCTAAAGGGCCTTTCGATCGTCGAAGTGTCCAGCTTCGTCGCTTCGCCAACCGCCGGACTCTATTGCGCGCAGATGGGCGCGGAGGTCATTCGTGTCGACCAGATCGGCGGCGGACTCGACTATGATCGCTACCAGCTGACCGAAGATGGCCGTTCGCTGTCCTGGGAAAACCTCAACCGCGCCAAGAAAAGCGTCGCGCTGGATATGCGCAGCGCCGAGGGCCGCGAGCTGGCGGTCGAACTGGCGCGCGCAACCGGTCAGCTGATCACCAATGTCCCAGAAAAGAGCTTCCTCAGCCACGAACGCGTTTCCGAGGGGCGTCCCGACATGATCACGGTGCGGATCATGGGCTGGCATGATGGCCGTCAAGCGATGGATTTCACTGTCAATGCCGCCAGCGGCTATCCAATGATGTCGGGGCCGGTTGAACTGGGAGCGGGTGATCCGGACGGGGCTCCTCCGGTCAATCAACTGCTGCCTGCGTGGGATTTCATCACGGGCGCATATACCGCTTTCACGCTGATGGCGGCGCTGCGAAACCGCGACCAGACAGGCAAAGGCGGCGAGTTGCGCATTCCGCTGGGCGATGTCGCCATAGGTACGGTCGCCAATAGCGGCGCGATGGCGGAAATGCTTTATCGCGGCAGTGACCGGCAACGGCTTGGCAATGCCATCTGGGGTGCATTCGGACGCGATTTCACCACAGCGGATGGCAAACGTATGATGCTCGCTGCACTGACGAATAAGCAATGGGCGGCCTTGGTCGAAGCCATGGGCCTGGCCGAAAAAATCGCGACGATTGAAGCCAAGCATGGCCTGTCGTTCGCGCGCAGTGACCACCATCGTTTCACGCACCGCGAAGAGCTGTTCGCGCTGTTCCAGCAGGTCATCGGCACGCTCGATTGGGATACGCTGGCCAAGCGGCTTGGTGATGCTGGAGCAACTTTCGAACGCTACCGCACGATGCATGAGGCCGCGAGCGATCCCGACCTTGTGACGAACAATCCCTTGTTCGGCCCTTCGCCCGATAACCCCAGCGGCTTTGAATATCCCGCCGCTGGTCCCTTCGCGAACTTACCGGCGGAAGAACGCGGCAAGCCTCATCCCGCGCCGTTTCTTGGGCAGCACAGCGAAGAAGTATTGGCCGAGCGTCTGGGGCTTGCCTCCGGCGCGATCGGCAAGCTGATAGACAATGGCGTGGTCGCAGGCAGCGACGCACCCGAAAGCAGGAAGTAA
- a CDS encoding acyl-CoA dehydrogenase family protein gives MSHSITAENGMDAEIFDQFLDQLKRYVRDRLIPAEDQVIADDMIPDDIVDEMRAMGLFGLTMPEEYDGAGMNIPQYVETIRVLSYALPAYRSLTSINLGMVCSAIKNGGTEEQRQHFLPRLAAGEIACFGLTEPGSGSDSAAMQTTAMRDAGGDGNGYVLNGTKRYITNAPFAKIGLIMARTERENQPKNAHVSAFLVDMDSPGITRGKSDKKMGQAGSHISDIIFDDVHIPGDALLGGEEGRGFATAMQSLDNGRLSVAAASAGYAKRILDTAVRYSTERKAFGEPIAQFQLIQAMLADSKAEIYAAECMIRDAAAKANNGKAIIEAASAKMFASEMCGRVADRCVQVHGGAGYLAEYEAERFYRDSRIYRIYEGTTQILQLVIAKNMLREFEAGAAA, from the coding sequence ATGAGCCACTCAATCACCGCAGAAAACGGCATGGATGCCGAAATCTTCGACCAGTTTCTGGATCAGTTAAAACGCTACGTGCGTGACCGACTGATCCCTGCCGAAGATCAGGTGATTGCCGATGATATGATCCCGGATGATATCGTGGACGAGATGCGCGCAATGGGCCTGTTTGGCCTGACTATGCCCGAAGAATACGACGGCGCGGGCATGAACATCCCGCAATATGTCGAGACTATTCGCGTGCTCAGTTACGCGCTCCCGGCCTATCGTTCGCTCACCTCGATCAATCTCGGGATGGTGTGTTCAGCGATCAAGAACGGCGGCACCGAAGAACAGCGGCAGCATTTCTTGCCGCGCCTCGCTGCCGGTGAAATTGCCTGTTTCGGCCTGACAGAGCCAGGCAGCGGATCAGATTCCGCCGCCATGCAGACCACCGCGATGCGTGATGCTGGGGGCGACGGCAATGGCTATGTGCTCAATGGCACGAAGCGCTACATCACCAATGCACCCTTCGCGAAAATCGGCCTGATCATGGCCCGCACCGAGCGCGAGAACCAACCGAAGAACGCCCATGTCAGTGCCTTCCTCGTCGACATGGATTCGCCCGGTATCACGCGCGGCAAGTCGGACAAGAAGATGGGTCAGGCTGGTAGCCATATCAGCGACATCATCTTCGACGACGTGCATATCCCTGGCGACGCTTTGCTTGGCGGCGAGGAAGGGCGCGGCTTCGCGACCGCCATGCAGAGCCTCGACAATGGGCGTCTGTCGGTTGCCGCGGCCAGTGCTGGCTATGCCAAGCGCATTCTCGACACCGCCGTTCGCTATTCAACCGAGCGCAAAGCCTTCGGCGAACCAATTGCGCAATTCCAGCTGATCCAGGCGATGCTCGCAGACAGCAAAGCAGAGATTTACGCCGCCGAATGCATGATCCGCGATGCTGCCGCCAAGGCCAACAATGGCAAGGCAATTATCGAAGCCGCATCAGCAAAAATGTTTGCGTCGGAAATGTGCGGCCGCGTGGCTGACCGCTGCGTGCAGGTGCATGGCGGCGCAGGTTATCTGGCAGAATATGAGGCCGAGCGCTTCTACCGCGACAGCCGTATTTACCGCATTTACGAAGGCACCACGCAGATCCTCCAGTTGGTGATTGCGAAGAACATGCTCCGCGAGTTTGAAGCGGGAGCAGCGGCATAA
- the recQ gene encoding DNA helicase RecQ: MDALTQTPTNDATDPLAVLRQTFGFQEFRGVQRQVIDRVLGGGSGMAVMPTGAGKSLTFQLPAIMRPGTCVVVSPLIALMHDQIDSARANGIRAASLTSVDTNREETVARLRGGELDLLYIAPERASQPGFRNLLAQANLSMFAIDEAHCVSEWGHDFRPDYRQLRPLMDEFPDVPRLALTATADAHTRADILAQLGIPEDGLVVAGFDRPNIRYVIRHRDNPVRQLTDLMAQQPGPGIVYAPTRKKVEDIAAKLAAATGRTVLPYHAGLPPEERAGNQRAFVASEDMVMVATVAFGMGIDKPDVRFVAHAGIPKSIEAYYQETGRAGRDGDPSQAVLLWGAGDFALARQRVAEVEESRQASERTRLDALATLVEAPTCRRAVLLKHFGEDPPEKCGNCDNCLDAPGVTDATQVARKLLSAAYRTGQSFGFGHLQKVLTGHADDRVQQKGHDQLSVFGIVDAEEAGLLRQVARALQARGSLVSTEHGGLALGGDAREILKGEKDVEIVLPPKRERGRGRRSSGAGLNPVGDPLFDALRELRREMAAEAGVPPYVIFHDSTLRDMAAKRPVSMSDLAGVSGVGAKKQEAYGEAFLTVIRQH; the protein is encoded by the coding sequence ATGGACGCGCTCACACAAACACCGACGAACGATGCCACTGATCCGCTGGCGGTGCTGCGCCAAACCTTTGGTTTTCAGGAGTTTCGTGGAGTCCAGAGACAAGTGATCGACCGTGTGCTTGGCGGCGGATCGGGCATGGCCGTGATGCCGACGGGCGCGGGTAAATCGCTGACCTTCCAACTACCGGCGATCATGCGGCCCGGCACTTGCGTGGTGGTTTCGCCTCTGATTGCGCTGATGCACGACCAGATCGATTCGGCCCGCGCCAATGGGATTCGCGCTGCCAGCCTGACCAGTGTGGATACTAACCGCGAAGAAACTGTCGCGCGGTTGCGCGGTGGCGAGCTGGACCTTCTTTATATAGCGCCCGAACGTGCCAGCCAGCCGGGCTTTCGCAATCTGCTCGCTCAAGCAAATTTGAGCATGTTCGCCATTGATGAGGCGCATTGCGTTTCCGAATGGGGCCATGATTTCCGCCCCGATTACCGCCAACTCCGCCCGCTGATGGATGAATTTCCAGATGTGCCGCGCCTCGCGCTGACTGCGACTGCGGATGCACACACCCGCGCGGATATTCTGGCGCAGCTCGGCATCCCTGAGGACGGGCTGGTTGTCGCTGGCTTTGACCGGCCGAATATTCGCTACGTCATTCGCCACCGCGATAATCCGGTGCGCCAGTTAACCGACTTGATGGCTCAGCAGCCGGGCCCGGGCATTGTCTATGCGCCGACCCGCAAGAAGGTAGAGGACATTGCCGCCAAACTGGCCGCCGCAACCGGGCGCACAGTGTTGCCCTATCACGCAGGCCTTCCCCCAGAAGAGCGTGCCGGCAACCAGCGCGCTTTCGTGGCGAGTGAGGATATGGTGATGGTCGCGACGGTCGCTTTCGGCATGGGGATCGACAAACCAGATGTCCGCTTTGTTGCCCATGCCGGCATACCGAAATCAATCGAGGCCTATTATCAGGAAACTGGCCGTGCAGGGCGTGACGGGGACCCATCGCAGGCGGTGCTCCTATGGGGCGCGGGCGATTTTGCACTCGCTCGTCAGCGCGTGGCAGAGGTTGAAGAAAGCCGTCAGGCGTCAGAGCGCACACGGCTGGATGCGCTAGCTACATTGGTTGAGGCGCCAACTTGCCGCCGTGCCGTTTTGCTCAAACATTTTGGCGAAGATCCGCCTGAGAAATGCGGGAACTGCGACAATTGCCTCGATGCACCGGGCGTAACAGATGCCACTCAAGTGGCGCGCAAACTGTTGAGCGCGGCCTACCGTACCGGCCAGTCCTTTGGCTTTGGGCATCTACAAAAAGTTCTCACCGGTCATGCGGATGATCGTGTCCAGCAAAAGGGACATGACCAGCTATCGGTGTTCGGGATTGTTGATGCAGAGGAAGCAGGGTTACTGCGCCAAGTGGCAAGAGCGCTGCAGGCGCGGGGTTCGCTCGTTTCGACCGAGCATGGCGGTTTGGCGCTGGGTGGTGATGCCCGCGAAATTCTGAAGGGCGAAAAGGATGTCGAGATCGTCCTGCCGCCCAAGCGCGAACGTGGGCGCGGCAGGCGCAGCAGCGGCGCTGGGCTCAATCCGGTTGGCGATCCGTTGTTCGACGCATTGCGTGAACTGAGACGCGAGATGGCCGCCGAAGCCGGCGTACCGCCTTACGTGATCTTTCACGACAGTACATTGCGCGACATGGCGGCCAAACGGCCCGTTTCGATGAGCGATCTTGCCGGCGTTTCAGGTGTCGGGGCGAAAAAGCAGGAAGCTTACGGTGAAGCGTTTCTGACTGTGATCCGCCAACACTAA
- a CDS encoding YdcH family protein, with protein sequence MSERLYSLMEKHQKLDEKLRLAQRSVMPDPHEVGRLKKMKLAIKDRLARFSNQPSIAG encoded by the coding sequence ATGTCAGAGCGTCTTTATAGCCTGATGGAAAAACACCAGAAACTTGATGAGAAGCTACGGCTTGCGCAGCGAAGCGTGATGCCAGACCCGCATGAAGTGGGCCGGTTGAAGAAGATGAAGCTGGCGATCAAGGATCGTCTGGCGCGGTTTTCTAACCAGCCCTCTATCGCGGGTTGA
- a CDS encoding SPFH domain-containing protein produces the protein MNISTERPAKGQNGYVMLLVLLAVAVIGFLIVSNGIPADGSSKATKIMFVLSLIGSILTLLLVSAGFYMIQPNQAAVVTLFGAYAGTDRTEGLRWVWPWMMRKKVSARVNNIISERLKVNDLRGNPIEIASNVVWRVEDTAQATFDVDDYKEFVHVQIEAAIRTVGARYAYDDIEDDEITLRAHPEVVNKELREELNDRLDVAGIEVDEVGLTHLAYAPEIAGAMLRRQQAEAVIAARTKLVMGAVSMVEMALVKLGEDKIVELDDERKAAMVSNLMVVLCGDKEAHPVVNAGTLYQ, from the coding sequence ATGAACATTAGCACCGAGAGGCCTGCTAAGGGACAAAACGGATATGTGATGTTGCTCGTATTGCTGGCCGTGGCCGTTATCGGCTTTCTGATTGTCAGCAACGGCATACCTGCCGATGGCTCATCAAAAGCCACCAAGATCATGTTTGTGTTGAGCTTGATTGGATCGATCCTAACGCTCCTGCTGGTGTCAGCCGGCTTCTATATGATCCAACCCAATCAGGCTGCGGTTGTCACTCTGTTTGGCGCTTATGCCGGTACTGACCGGACCGAAGGCCTGCGCTGGGTATGGCCATGGATGATGCGCAAAAAGGTCTCTGCTCGCGTGAACAACATCATCTCCGAGCGACTGAAAGTGAATGATCTACGCGGTAATCCGATCGAGATCGCAAGTAACGTCGTATGGCGCGTGGAAGACACCGCGCAAGCGACCTTCGACGTCGATGACTACAAGGAATTCGTGCACGTTCAGATTGAAGCAGCGATCCGCACGGTTGGCGCGCGCTATGCTTATGACGACATTGAAGACGATGAAATTACTCTGCGTGCGCACCCTGAAGTGGTGAATAAGGAATTGCGTGAGGAGCTTAACGACCGGCTCGATGTCGCCGGAATCGAAGTGGATGAAGTGGGCCTAACGCACCTTGCATATGCCCCTGAAATTGCTGGAGCGATGCTCCGTCGTCAGCAGGCCGAAGCGGTAATCGCCGCGCGGACCAAGCTCGTGATGGGCGCGGTCAGCATGGTCGAAATGGCGCTGGTGAAACTCGGTGAAGATAAAATCGTCGAGCTGGATGATGAGCGCAAAGCCGCCATGGTATCCAACCTGATGGTCGTGCTGTGCGGCGATAAGGAAGCGCATCCGGTTGTGAACGCCGGCACGCTGTACCAATAA
- a CDS encoding toxin-antitoxin system HicB family antitoxin, which yields MAKPPSDAKGKKAFALRLDPAVHAAIERLAGAELRSANAQIEMLLREALAKRGIRPSKTDLPKRGRPPGKPPKSE from the coding sequence ATGGCCAAACCTCCTTCAGATGCGAAAGGCAAAAAGGCCTTTGCGCTCAGGCTCGATCCGGCAGTTCATGCTGCGATCGAGCGGCTGGCGGGGGCGGAGCTGCGCTCAGCAAACGCGCAAATCGAAATGTTGCTGCGCGAGGCGCTGGCAAAGCGGGGGATCCGGCCTTCGAAGACCGATCTGCCCAAGCGAGGACGGCCGCCCGGCAAGCCACCCAAATCTGAATGA